GAATACCCCATAGTGCCATTAATTTATCCGACGACTCTTGTTTGTTGGTAAATGCAGTATTGCGCCATGGAGAGACTCATCCGAAAGATTATCAACCTGTCAAAAAACCGTTTGAGTATGATTTACAAAAAGCACGTAGTTTTTTCACCGAATCACCTTTATTATCAATGATTGGATAATATGTGTTATTTAGTATCTTTGGTGAAACATACTTTTTGTAAATGATAGATAACACAGATAAGATTAAAAAAATAATTGATAATGCTTTAGCTGATGGACGACTTAATCGTAAAGAAAGTGAGTTGATTAGAAATGCTGTTTATAATGATGGCTTGATTACTGGTGAAAAAGCAAAACTTTGGCGAGAGTTACAGAAGAAAGTTACCAATGGGGAAATTCTTTTGGAAAATTGACATTTGCTCGGGGAGAATTAACAATAAATAGTATCTATTCTCCTATTTTGAAAAAATTTCTCTATGAAGTCTGAATTATTACAAACTCCCTTATATCCTTTATCTGTGGAAGCTAAGGCTAAGTTTACGAACTTTGCTGGTTGGGAAATGGCTGTGCAATATGAGGGATTAAAAAAAGAACATCAGGCAGTGAGGGAAGAAGCGGGAATGTTTGATATTTCCCACATGGGTAAATTTTATTTGCGAGGAAAAAATTTACGCTCGTCTTTGGGCTATCTTGTGCCGACAGATTTCTCCACCATGACGGAGGGTAAGGCTCAATATTCGGTATTGTTAAATGAGCATGGGGGGATTATTGACGATATTATTTTTTATTATCAGGGTTGCAGTGATGATGGGGTGGAGTCGGGAGTATTAATTGTTAATGCGGCTACTTATGAGAAGGATTGGAATTGGTTAAATACAAATTTGGCATCAAAGGGGATTGAGTTGTTGGATAAATCTCAAGATTTGGCTTTGGTGGCTATTCAAGGGCCAAGGGCAGAGGATTATTTACAGTCTTTTTTGGGCATTGATTTAAGTATTTTAAGCGCTTTTGAGCATTTGACTACCACTTTTGAAGGGCAAAAGGTTTTTGTGGCTCGTACAGGTTACACTGGGGAGGATGGTTTTGAGGTGATGACTACTACTACTGTAGCACAAGACATGTGGCGATCGCACTTAGAACAAGGAGTAACGCCTTGCGGTTTGGGGGCAAGGGATACCCTTCGATTAGAAGCGGGTATGAGTTTGTATGGGCAAGAAATAGACGAAACCACTACCCCCCTTGAGGCTGGATTGGGATGGTTAGTGAATCTTAACCGTGAGGATGATTTTATGGGGCGTGAAATCCTCGTCAAACAAAAACAAGAGGGCTTAACTAAAAAGTTGGTGGGTTTACAGATGGAGGGAAGATATATCGCCCGTCATGGTTATCTCATTAAATATAATAATAATACTGTGGGGGAAGTGACTAGCGGCACCCTTTCTCCTACCCTCAACAGTGCGATCGCCCTTGGTTATTTACCCGTAGAATTAAGTAAACTAGGGCAAACCGTGGACATAGAAATCAGAGGTAAACTCTACCGGGCTAAAGTCGTCAAAAAACCTTTCTATCGCCGAAAATAAGAGTAGTTACGGGCTATTAATTTTTACAAAAATGGAAATAGCAATATTATTGATCACTTTTACCTTAACACCATTCCCCATTGCCCATTCCCTATTCCCCGAAATGATGTTGTTATAATTGTTTAAAGAAATATAAATAAATATTAAGCAATTTTAACAAAATTCCCCATGGTACAAACAGAAAAGAAACCAGTAGAAACCAAATCCTATAGTTTAGAAGATTGGCGTAAAGGTTACGAATCTCAACCCCAAGAAAAAGAATACTGGATAGAAGATATAGAAGGAGAAATCCCTGCCGACTTGCGAGGTACACTATATCGTAATGGCCCTGGGTTATTAGAAGTATATGGCACACCCTTAAATCATCCCTTTGATGGAGATGGCATGATTTGCTCATTTAAATTTACCGATGAGGGCTGTTATTTTCGTAATAGCTATGTAAAAACTAAAGAATATTTGGAAGAAAAACAAGCTCAAAAAATGCTCTATCGAGGGGTATTTGGTAGCCAAAAGCCGGGGGGGATTTTAGGTAATATATTTGATATAAAAGTAAAAAATATTGCCAATACTAATGTTATTAAACTAGGAAAAAAATTATTAGCATTGTGGGAAGCCGCTTTACCTTATTATTTAGATCCAGAAACCTTAGAAACAAAAAAAATAGATAATTTAGATGGTATCTTAAAAGATAGTGATGTTTTTTCTGCTCATCCTAGATTAGATCCTCACTCACCATTTAATAACGGTAAACCATCCCTAATTAACTTTGGTATTAAACCGGGTTTATCTAGCACCATCAATATTTATGAGTTTGATTTAGAAGGAAATCTATTACAACAATATAGCCATATTACCCCCGGATTTTGCTTTATTCATGACTTTTTAATAACCCCTAACTATATTATTTTCTTCCAAAATCCTACCAGTTATAATCCCTTACCTTTTGTATTGGGTATGAAGGGGGCAGGAGAATGTTTAGATTTTAAAGAAAATGAACCCACCAAAATTATTTTGATTCCTCGTCATGCCCCCCATAAGAATGTGATTACCTTAGAAGCCAACGCAGGATTTATTTTTCACCATGCGAATGCTTTTGAAAAAGACGAAAAAACTTTAATTATTGATTCAGTATGTTATGCCAAACTAAGTCAAATTAACCCTGATAAAAGTTATAAAGAGGTCAACTTTGATGAACTTGCACCAGGACAATTATTTCGTTTTAAACTAGATTTAAATAATCAAAAAGTAGAAAAAGAGTTACTCAATCAACGGTGTGTTGAATTTCCTTTTATAAATCCTGAAAATGTCGGGAGAGATTATCGTTATTTGTTCATCGGTGCTACCCATAACTCCACTAAAAATGCTCCTTTACAGGGGTTATTGAAATTTGATTTACATACCAACGAAGAACAATTATACTCCTTTGCCCCTAAAGGTTTTGCTGGTGAGCCTGTTTTTGTACCCAAAAGTAATGCTACTGCAGAGGATGATGCTTGGATATTAGATTTAATTTATGACTCCGAAAATCATCGCTCGGATTTGGTGATATTTGATGGTAAAGACATTTCCCAACCTGTAGCTACTTTGCACCTTAAGCAACATATCCCCTATGGTTTGCATGGTAGTTGGGCGGGAATAATGAATAATTGATAATGGAGAATTGATAATTATTTATTTGATCAATTGTGTAATGTTTTGATAAACAGTTATCATTCAAGTCCCCCAATTTTGGGGGATTTAGAGGAAAAAACTAACTTTTTTAACCGTGGGCATTGCCCACCCTACTTTGTGAGGAATCAAATAATGCAGATAAGAAATTATAATTTTCACTGGAATCAGCGCACCTATATCATGGGTATTCTTAATGTTACTCCCGATAGTTTTAGCGATGGGGGGGAATATAATGAGCTAGAAAGGGCGGTAAATCAAGCTCTAATGATGGTAAAAGATGGAGCGGATATAATTGATATTGGGGGGCAGTCGACTCGCCCTGGGGCGCCTGAAGTGAGTCTGGGGGAGGAGTTAAACAGGGTTATTCCCGTGATTGAGGCTATTCGTGAAAAGACTGATATTCCTATTTCTATTGATACTACTAAGGCTGAGGTGGCAAAAAGGGCGATCGCCTCTGGGGCTGATATAATTAATGATATATCAGGGGCAACATTCGATGGTCAGATGTTGGATACGGTGGCAGATTTACAAGTGCCGATTATTTTAATGCACATTCGGGGTAATCCTCAAACCATGCAAACCATGACGGATTATCAAGATTTGATGGGAGAAATTAGAGATTTTTTCTTGGAGAGAATCGCCCTTTGCTTACAAAAAGGCATAGAAAAATCTCATATTATTTTAGATCCGGGCATTGGTTTTGCAAAAAATTATGAGCAAAATCTTGAGATATTAAATAAAATTCAAGACTTAAAAAATCTTGGTTTTCCTATCCTTATTGGTACTTCTCGAAAAAGTTTTATTGGCAGAATACTCGAGGAAAATGATCCAACAAAAAGAGTCTGGGGAACTGCTGGGACTTGTTACCATGCCATTGCTCAAGGTGCTGATATACTGAGAGTTCATGATGTCGCTCCCATGGGTGATATTGCAAAAGTCGCCGATGCTTTAACTAGAAAATAGATCATATTTTTTTGTTTTTGTTAACTGTTTCTTAACAAAAATTAGTGCCTATTTTATTTTTTTTGTCCTATAATGGGAATAGGAAATAAAATAAAAAATTAAAAAAAATCTTTTCTTGGAAGACTAAAAGCATCTGATCATAGTCTTTATTCCAAAGGATTTTAAATGGACGTGAACTATATTTATTTACTAAAATTTACACAGAAATAATTTAGTTATGATACCAAAAATTATCACTCATACCATCCTATGGGGTTCTCTTTTAGGGCTAGGGGCGATCGCCCCTAGTATTGCTCCTGTGGTTGCTCAAACTCCCCCCGCGCAAACCTATCAACCTGGGCCATGGCAACCCCTCGCCAGAGTAAATCCCCAAAGACCAATTACCATCAATGTAATCAACCAAACAGGTTTGAGCGTAGATGCAGGTTTTACTGATACCAGAAGGGATCCTATCACCATTCAAAATGGACGCACAGGCACCATCAGAAGCCTAGAAGGCCCCCTTTATCTACTGGTATATGTAAATGAATCTAATCCCAGTTTTAGAGGGCTAGATCTCAATTACCAGGTAAGGGTACAAGAAGGCAGTAACACTATTAATGTGACTGTGCAAAGGACATCTTCCGATAGAAATGCCACCATGACTCTTAATGTGGATGAGTTTGGCGGTATTTATTTGTATTAACTCGAGTTCGGGATAACATTTTTAGTCTTTACAAATAAAGGTGTCAGGTATCGGGTATCAGGTGTTAGGTTAAAGAATTTACAAAAAGTCTATGTTAGGGGTTGATGAAAAAGTGGGGTCATGAGGGAGAATTGACAATGAACAATGAACAAACTATGACCTGCCACCTGCAACCTGCCGCCTGAAACCTGTACGGACGTACCATGTTACGTCCCCTACCATACTGACAACTATTATCCCGAACTGAGGTTGTATTAACTATTCCACCCCTTCCGACCACCAATTATGATTTTTAACGAGGGTGTGGCACTGCCAACTATCTTTGGTTTCGGGATAGTCAAGACGGTAATGTCCTCCCCTGCTTTCGGTGCGAAATAGGGCTGATTTTAAAATCAAGTAACCCACATCCAATAAATTGAGGGTTTCGGTGATCAATTTTAACTGTTGTTCCATGATGGGAGATGACAGTTGATAGGATTGCCTCGGATGTAGCTGTTGAATAAATTGACCTATTTTCAGGGCATCTATTTCATTGTGCCATTGATGGATAAGGGCGATCGCCTTTACTAACATATCCTCATGACGACAAATTCCTGCCGCCTCCCAGATTAATAGAGGTAATTCCGTTCTTATTTTTTCCACTACCGCCATTTCATCCTGCCAACCTTCTCCCCCTAGGGTATTCATATTAGAAGAAAAAGAAGGAGTATCCGAGGAATGGAAACTTAAGTTTTTCAAAGTCTCCCCAAACACCAAACACTCCAACAAAGAATTACTAGCCAAACGATTAGCCCCATGTACCCCTGTATTGGCGGTTTCACCGATGGCATATAACCCCTCCAGAGAAGTTTGATTACGTAAATCCACCGCAATTCCTCCCATCCAATAATGGGCGGCAGGAGAAACGGGAATCGGCTGAGAAAATAAATCAATACCCCACTCCTGACATCGGTTGATGATATTAGGAAAACGATACTCTAAATGCTCCCGAGGAATAGGGCGTAAATCCAAAAATACATTATCAAGGGCAGGATTGGGACTGATTTTATGAAGATGATTATAAATCGCCCGACTGACCACATCTCGAGGTGCTAATTCCCCTTTAGGATGATATTCAAAGGCAAATCTGTTGCCCTCTCCATCAATTAGATGGGCCCCTTCACCCCTCACCGCCTCACTAATCAAGAAACGGGGAGCATTTTCCTTTTTCAGTGCCGTAGGATGGAATTGGACAAATTCCAAATCCCTCAACAATGCCCCACTACGCCATGCTAAGGCTACCCCATCCCCCGTACTTACCTTGGGGTTAGTGGTTTGGGCGAATACTTGCCCTCCCCCTCCTGTGGCAAGGATAACGGCCTTTGCACCTAACCAAGTAATTTTATTATCATGGAGCAAACAAAGCCCTCGACATTTTTCTTCTTCTATCCATAAATCTAGGGCGTAGGCTTGTTCGTATACGGAAATGTGTTCACTTTCAGTGACCCTTTGCCTTAAAATAGATACGATCGCCCTTCCTGTGGTATCCGCCGCATGAAGTACCCGAGGAAAAGAGTGGGCGGCTTCCAATGTCATCGCCAACTCATCATTATGACGGTCAAATTCTACCCCCATTTCCAGCAACGAGCGAATGGAAGTAACCGCATTTTCTACTAAATATTTTACCGCAGTGCGATCGCACAACCCCGCCCCTGCTTTGAGGGTATCTTCTAAATGTAGCATGGGTGAATCATTAGGGGCGATCGCCGCCGCAATACCCCCCTGGGCCCAATCACTAGCCCCTTTTTTTAGCTTATCCTTAGTAATTAAACCAATGCGTAAACTATCGGGAAGCCTCAAGGCCGCATATAAACCAGCAGCACCAGAGCCAACAATTATCACATCAAAATGATCAGGCAAGGGAGAAATAGAGTTCAAGGTTTTATAATTTTATCTAGTGGCGAAATAGTTATGTTTGCTCATTTTATCTAATCGGGGGTACCTTTGCCATCGTTTTTTTGATTTACCCTTACAATAAAAAAAGAACCATTGAAGATCAAGAGAATAGGAAATCCATGGCTGAATCAGAAAATATTTTTCAAAAAGCATTTTACCTAGGAATTGGTATCGCAGGATATGCCGCCGAAAAAGCAGGGGATACCCTCCAAGAATTAAAACAGCAAACCGATAAAATTATTAATAATCCTAACTTTCCCCAAGAACTTCAGCAACTAGCTGATGAAATGGTTAATAAGGGAAAAATGACCACCGAAGAAGCCAGAAAATTTGTGGATGACACAATTCAACAAGCCAAAGACAAACAAAAAATTGATAATTCTGACACCTCATCATCATCAGAACCCCGTACCATTGAAATTATTACCGATGATGAAGAGAACTAACATCTGAATGGAAAACTGAACAATTAACAAAAATTATTAATCAATGGATAATTGGGAACAACAATTAATTAACTGGTTAAATCAAGCAGAAAATAACTTTTATAATTTTTGTGAAGAAGTTAGCCAAGAATGGGAAAATACTGCTAGTAAAACAGAAAAATTTATTGACAATATCACAGAAGAAATAGAAAGCAATATCCCCGCAGAAATCAATAATTTAATGGTGACCATGGATGATTTTGTTGAGGAATTAATCACCATTTTGGCGCAAGAGGATCCTTTTCATTTATTAGAGTATTTTTTAGACGAGCAAAGATTAGGAGAAAACTCGCAAACAGATCATAACATTGTCTGGTTTGAAGAGGAAAAAGTAACACCCAATGCAGAATTTCACCCTGCCTGTGTCGGATGTCAAAATTATCATGGACGTAAGTATAATGGTAATCTCCTAGTCTGTGCAATTCATCCCTATGGTTGGACAGACGAAAGTTGCCCTGATTGGGAAAGTCTTGAAAAAAAGTAATATCATTATTTTTCGCCAATCCACATAAAATAAATCATCATCTTTCCCCCTAAAAAGTGTCAAAAATTGTCCCTCAAAGATGTATAATAAAGTTTAGTCTCGGGTAAGAGAATATGATTTAAGTCCAGTTCTCTTGATATTAGGGATATATTTAGTTCTATTTTATTAACTATCAAACTTAAAAAAATCAACTGAACAATCATCAATTTTTTCTAAATATTGACTTTTCCCACTCTATCAAAAAATATTAATGAGTCATACTTTTTTACTACAACCGGGAAGCTGGATAATTAAAGGAACTTTGACAGAAAAAAATGAGCATTTAATTCCTTTTAAAGGAGCAACTATTATCGCTTGGGATCAAAGTAATTGGTTTACCATGAAAACTAAGTTAGTTTTTGAAAGGCAAAAACAAGATTCCTCAGAAACATTCCAAAATTTAGAGTTTGAATACAAGGGATTTTTTCCTACTAATAAATATAACTATACCTATGTTTTAAAAAGGAGTGATTTTGATAAGATAGAGGGAGAGGGATGGATTACCAAAGACTCTATTATTCAACGTTATTGGATCTTAGGAGATAGTCGTCGTCGGGCGGTTTTAGAAACTATTTTTCAATTGGATGATGATAGTTATCATCTTTCTAGTACCATGATGGCAGGTAATAATATTATTGAGGTCATGGAAGGAATTTTAGAGCGTCATGGATAAAAGAAGATAACATAGATAAAAATATATATCATAGGATTTGATGGACAATTAAATCATGAGTTTAGGGAAACAAAATCAGCGTATATTAGCAGATCGCTATCAATTAATAGAATTGATTGGTAGTGGTGCCATGGGGCAAGTATATCGAGGAGAAGATAAACTGCTCGGTGGTGTTGTGGTTGCAGTGAAGTTTTTGTCTCAAACCCTGCTCAATGATAAAATGCGCCATCGTTTTGAAAGGGAAGCCACCATTAGCGCCCTATTGGGAGAAAAAAGTATTCATATTATTCGAGTAAGGGATTATGGGGTTGATGAAAATGAAGTCCCTTACTATGTGATGGAGTTTTTGGAGGGGGAGAGTTTAAGTCAAGTTATTAAGTTTCAACCTTTACCTCTCAAGCGTTTTCTTTATCTTAGTCGTCAAATTTGTGTGGGTATGGATGCGGCACATAGTGGCATTATGCTCAAGGGGGAATTGTGTCAGGTGGTTCACCGAGACATCAAGCCCAGTAATGTTTTGGTCATGCAGGATCCCACTTTGGGGGAATTGGTAAAAATTCTGGATTTTGGTATTGCTAAGTTAGTACAGGCTAATGCGACTCAAACCCATTCTTTTATGGGTACTCTGGCGTATTGTTCCCCTGAACAAATGGAAGGTAAGGAGTTGGATAATCGCTCAGATATTTATAGTTTGGGGGTGATGATGTATGAAATGCTCACCCTCGAGATGCCTATTTTACCTGAGTCTTCTTCCTTTGGGGCATGGTATCGAGCGCACCATGATTTTGAGCCTCGTCCTTTTGATGCCCATCTCAAGATTCCTACGGAATTGAAGGATGTGATCATGAAGTGTATGGAAAAATCTCGTAATAATCGTCCTCAAACAGTGGCGGAAATTTTACGGGTAATTGAGGGTTTAGAGAAAAAGAATCAAACTAATAAAGTTACTAATCCAATGACTACTTTTAGTGGTCAAAAGACTATTGTGGCTGATACTTATGATGATGCAGATCTTAAGTATAAGGGCGATCGCACCGAAGTAGTTGCCAAAGTAGATGGTGTCACCACCATTTCCAAAAATCTCACCTGGCCTAATAATAAACCTATTCAAAAAATTGTTTTCCCCAAGGTGGTCATTAGCTCTGGACAAACCTTTCCCAGTCTTTGGGTGATGATTGAAAAGGATGATATAATGAGTCGCATTAAGGATATGAGATATAATCAGTTTCTTTTCCTTAATTCTCCCCATCCGATGATATTGTGGATTACGGTGATTTATAATCCCCATAGGGGCGCTCGATGGTTGCCCTGTTATCTGGATTTAAAATCTCAAACTTCCCGACAGGTGACGGCGGCTTTGGCACAAACGGGTAATTATAAAATTCTCTTTTTTGCCTTGGAAGAACCAAAACAATGTCAGCACGTAACGGGTTCTACCATTGCCACCAATCAATGTAAAATAATGCTCAATTGGTTAGAAAGCAGTAAGGCTATTCCTGATACGGGAGGGGCAAAAATGAGTAAACAAAGGTTGAGGGAAGAGTTTAATAAATTGAAACCTGTCATTCTTTCTAAACTCAAAAATAGTTATAAATCATCTTCTTGAGAAAGCAAGTGGTCGTAAATATAATTAGGTAAGGGTTGGCTTTTTCTGGTTTGGGGATTGATACATACATGGCGAGTTTTTGCCGTTGCCACTTGTTGTTCTTTTTTTTCGATGGTATACTCAATTTCAAAGGTTTTGGGATTAAGGGCGATCGCTTTTAGTCCTACTTGAATGTTATCCCCACAAAAAAGAGGACGAAAAAAATCAATTTCTCCATGGATAATCGGTATTGCCATGGAAGGATGACGAAAAAAATCGTGTAAATTCACCTGTAAAGATTCCAAATAATGCTCGTAGGCTTCATGACAGATAGAAAGCAGTCGGGCAAAATACACCACCCCTGCACTATCGGTATCGGCAAAGTGAATTTTTCTTTCGTAAATGAATTTCATGATCTGTTAGCCTTGAAAAGAGTAAAAAACTACAAGATTAGTATATGTCTAATTCCTTATTTGCCGATGCCAACATCAGATTGGAAAGGGCATTAAAATATGTTCAAATTTCTTCCTATACCGAGGAAAAATTAAAATATCCCAAATCCAGTTTAGCGGTATCTGTACCC
The sequence above is a segment of the Cyanobacterium stanieri PCC 7202 genome. Coding sequences within it:
- a CDS encoding serine/threonine protein kinase (PFAM: Protein kinase domain~COGs: COG0515 Serine/threonine protein kinase~InterProIPR020635:IPR002290:IPR000719:IPR017441:IPR 008271:IPR017442~KEGG: cyt:cce_2822 serine/threonine protein kinase~PFAM: Serine/threonine-protein kinase-like domain~SMART: serine/threonine protein kinase; Tyrosine-protein kinase, catalytic domain~SPTR: Serine/threonine protein kinase), with the protein product MSLGKQNQRILADRYQLIELIGSGAMGQVYRGEDKLLGGVVVAVKFLSQTLLNDKMRHRFEREATISALLGEKSIHIIRVRDYGVDENEVPYYVMEFLEGESLSQVIKFQPLPLKRFLYLSRQICVGMDAAHSGIMLKGELCQVVHRDIKPSNVLVMQDPTLGELVKILDFGIAKLVQANATQTHSFMGTLAYCSPEQMEGKELDNRSDIYSLGVMMYEMLTLEMPILPESSSFGAWYRAHHDFEPRPFDAHLKIPTELKDVIMKCMEKSRNNRPQTVAEILRVIEGLEKKNQTNKVTNPMTTFSGQKTIVADTYDDADLKYKGDRTEVVAKVDGVTTISKNLTWPNNKPIQKIVFPKVVISSGQTFPSLWVMIEKDDIMSRIKDMRYNQFLFLNSPHPMILWITVIYNPHRGARWLPCYLDLKSQTSRQVTAALAQTGNYKILFFALEEPKQCQHVTGSTIATNQCKIMLNWLESSKAIPDTGGAKMSKQRLREEFNKLKPVILSKLKNSYKSSS
- a CDS encoding thioesterase superfamily protein (PFAM: Thioesterase superfamily~TIGRFAM: acyl-CoA thioester hydrolase, YbgC/YbaW family~COGs: COG0824 thioesterase~InterPro IPR006683~KEGG: cyc:PCC7424_0457 thioesterase superfamily protein~PFAM: thioesterase superfamily protein~SPTR: Thioesterase superfamily protein) encodes the protein MKFIYERKIHFADTDSAGVVYFARLLSICHEAYEHYLESLQVNLHDFFRHPSMAIPIIHGEIDFFRPLFCGDNIQVGLKAIALNPKTFEIEYTIEKKEQQVATAKTRHVCINPQTRKSQPLPNYIYDHLLSQEDDL